The genomic DNA GATGCGTTCGCCAGCGCCTGCATGGACGTGTTGCTGAAGCAGGCGCATGACCTCAGCCGCTGCAACATCCCGTACGTGAATTCGGTGATCCGCGCGCTGGTGCTGCATCTGATGGCCTCGTTCCGCAATGACGAAGCCGCGGGCACGGACGAAGCGCTGGTGCTGAAGAATGATTCGAGCCTGAAGCTCGATGCGATGCTGGATTACATCGACGCCCATCTGGCCAGCCATCTGACGCTCGATGGCCTGGCCGAGCGGGCGAAAGTCAGCCGCGCTCATTTCGCGCGGCGCTTCCGGGCCGTGACCGGCCTGGCCCCACACCGCTACATCACCTTGCGCCGCATCGACAAGGCGCGCGAGCTGCTGCGCAATCCGCAGCTGGAAATCAATCGGATCGCACTCGACCTGGGCTTCGGCGATCAGTCGCACTTCACCCAGGTATTTCGTGCCGCGACCGGCACCACGCCGGGGCACTTCCGCCGCAATGCGCTGACGTAGGGCGGCCCGCGGCCGCCACTGCCCTCGCCCAAACGGCGAGCACGGCTCGCCCTACACCGGCCGGGCGCAATGCTCGGCCGGCTTCAAGGCATCAGAAGATCAGCACCGGCTTGATCACGCCGCCCTTCTCGGCCGCATGCGCGGCTTCGTTGATCTGATCGAACGGGAACTTGCCGATCAGCTTGTCGAACGGGAACTTGCCGGCCTTGTACCAGCCGGCCATGCGCGGAATGAATTCCTGCGGATCGGCATCGCCTTCGACGATGTAGCGCACAGTGATGCCGCGGATCAGCATGCTCATCATGTTCGCCGGCACCGTCGCTTCCGGAGGCGGCACGCCGAGCAGGCCGAGCACGCCCTTCGGCAGCAGCGCTTCCACGGCCGCCGCCATCACCGCCGGAATGCCGGTGGTATCGAGCGCGTAGTTCACGCCGCCGACCAGTTCCTTGATCTTCGCAAGCGTGTCCGGCGTTTCCTTCGGATCGATCACGTGAGTGGCGCCGAGTTCCAGCGCCAGCGCGCGGCGGCCGGCTTGCGGTTCGACGACGATCACTGCGCCGGCATCGACCGCGCGAGCGCCGAGCAGCGCGCTCAGGCCGACTGCACCGCCACCGAAGATCGCCAGCGATTCACCGGGGAGAATGCCGAGCGCGTTGACCGCTGCACCGGCGCCGGTCTGGATACCGCAGCCGAGCGGGCCGAGGATGTCCAGCGGCAGCGACTTGTCCATCACCACGGTGTTCAGCTCACGCGCCAAAGCGTAGGTCGCGAACGAGGACTGGCAGAAGAACAGGCCGTTGATCGGCTTGCCATCCTGGGTGATCTGCGCCGAGCCGTCGCTGGCACGGACGCCGGCGAGGTTGCGCGGGTAGAACGTGTAGCAGTACGCCGGCTGATCCTTGTTGCAGTTCAGGCATTCACCGCAGGAATCGAAGCTGAGGACGACGTGATCGCCGACCTTGACCTTGGTCACGCCGCTGCCAATCGCTTCGACGATGCCCGAGCCTTCATGGCCGAGCACGATCGGCATCGGCACCGGGAAACCCGTGCGGCAGGCGGTATCGGTATGGCAGATGCCGGTGCCGACCATCTTGATCAGCACTTCATCGGCGCGCGGGGCGCTGATCTCGACGTTCTCGATCGTCCACGGGGCGCCCACTTCACGAACGATGGCGGCACGCGCCGCAATGTTTGCAGTCATCCGAATCTCCTCTCCTGTTGATTTTTGTCTGGCCGGGCGGCGATGGCTCGGCGCTGCTGGCCGATCGCTGGCTGAAGCCAGTTCATTTGTTCGTATGCTAACGTACTATAAACGTAGGCCGACATGCCGCCTGGCAAGTCGAAATCGTGCGCAGACACGAAGAACAGCGAAAAATGGAGTGGGGAGGATGTTGATGAACGCGAATCACGCCAGCTGTCGGCGCGCTCGTTTTCGTCGTCTGCCGATCACCATCGCGTTCAGCCAATTTCCATTTTCCCGGCCGTCAGCGACGGCCATCCGCCTGAGGAGCCAGCACCATGCTGACCGCGCCGATCGATCATCCGCTGAATCTCGCCACCCAGTCCGTACTCACCTACGGCAGCTATCTGGTCACCGCCGTGCTGCTGGTGATCGCGATCGTCATGGGCATTCGCCAGAAGACGCCTTTCTATGTGCTGCTGATCGTTGCCGCCTTCGTCGGCGCGTTCGCCGAGGCGCTGTACGACGTCGGCATGACCTTGTGGTTCTACACGCCGGGCTTGTGGACGACGTTTACCGCCTATGGCATTCCGCAGCCGGTCTGGGCGCATAGCGGCTACGTGGTGCTTTACGCCGGTCCGGCGATGTTCATCTGCGATCGCATCGCCAAGGGCCTGACGGCGACCGGCCTGTACCAGTGGGCCGCCATCGAACTGGCCTGCTCCTGCGTGTTCGAGATGATCGGCATCAACGGCGGCTTGTACGAGTACTGGGGTCCGCATGCGTTCCGGATCCTGAACTACCCGCTGGCGATCGGCATGCTGGAAACCGCGCAGGTGGTCTGCCTTGCGGTGGCGGCGGCCGAGCTTCGCCGTCGCTCGACCAGCCACTGGCCGCTGCTCGGCCTGATCGTGATGTTCCCGTGCACCTTCTATCTCGGCAACTTCGGCGCCGGCGCACCGATGATCATCGCGCTGCACCTGGAAAATCCGTCGATGCTGATGAGCACAATCTGCTCGGCGATCAGCATCGGCGTTGCGCTGGTGCTGATCTTCGGCGCTTCGAAGCTGCTGCCGGCCGAGCAGGCCGCGGCCGTTGCCCGCCGTCCCGTACCGTCGCATCTGCCGCAGACTGCGTAACGATCTGCTGATCGTTGCGGCACAAAAAAGGCGGCGGCGCGTGATCAACGCGCCGCCGCCTTTTTGTTGACTGCCGACAGCCGCTGACCTTGTTTACTGGCTGAGCGTTGGCGGTGGCAGCAGCTTCGTGCGCTTGTTTTCCTCCGGCTCGTAGCGCAGCGGCTGTTCGCGCCACAGCTTCGGGAATGCTTCCTTCAGGCGTGCAAGCTTCGGCAGATCGTTGACCAGCACGTAGCGTTGCTTCGGATGGTTCTGCACGAAGTTCTGGTGATAGCCCTCGGCCCGGTAGAACGGAAACAAGGGCCGCATCTTGGTGACGATCGGGTGGGGCAGCAGCTTCAAGGCGTCGATCTGATTCATGTAGGCCACGGCGACTCGCGCCTCGTCCTTGCTGTCGGTGAAGATCGTCGAACGGTACTGGCTGCCGATGTCCGGCCCCTGACGGTTCAGCTGGGTCGGATCGTGCGCGACGAAGAAATAGATCTGCAGCAGGGTGCCGATGCTCAAGCGCGACGGGTCGTATTCGATCAGCACCGATTCCGCATGGCCGGTGCCGCCACCGATGACTTTCGCGTATTCCGCCGTCGATTTCAGACCGCCTGCGTAGCCGGCCGTGACGTTGCTGACACCCTTCACATGCTGGAAGAGCGCCTGCATGCCCCAGTAGCAGCCGCCGGCAAGGATCAGCGTCGCCTTGCCGCTTTTCTCGGCCAGCGGCAGGTCATATTCCGGCGGCACCGGCGTGACCGGTGCCGATGGCGTCACCGCGAGTTGCGGCGCCTCGGCTTTTGCCGGCGGCTCATCGGCCTGGACAAGCCCAGGCAGCAACGTCATCGGCACGGCCGCCGCTGCCAGCAGCAGCCAGGCCGGCACGCCCACGCGCAGTCTGAAGCGCGTGCCCAAGCCTGATCCAAGGCTCGCCGATGCGGCGTCGCCAGCCTTTTTCCGTGTTGTCATCGTCAAGCCCGAATCCGGTGTAGCCCGAAGCCTATACGCGCGATCAACCGGCCGAGATGCCGCCGTTGACGCTGATCACCTGACCGGTGATCTTGCCGGCCTGCGGACCGCCCAGGAAGACGATCATCGCTGCCAAATCGTCCGGCGAGCAGACGCCGAGGCTGGCCATGCTTTCCACCTGCGCGAAGAGCTTGGCGCTGAAGCCGCCTTTCTGGACGTGCGCGGCGGTCGTCGTGCCGCCGATCAGCGACGGCGTCAGGCAGTTGACGCGAACGCCGAAGCGCTTCGCTTCCATCGCCAAGGTCCGCGAGAACACGGTGATCGCCGCCATCGCCGCACCGAGGATGGTTTCGCCCGGCGTCGGCACCTTGGCGGCGTCGGACGCCACGTTCAGGATCACGCCGCCGCGGCGCTGCTTCATGTACGGCAGCACCAGGCAGCTCATATGCATCGGCGCCAGCACCACGGACATCATCGTCGGGCCGATATCGGCGGCCGAGAGATTGATCAGCGGCTCCGGCGTGTAGCGGCTCATGTCGATGGTCGAGTTCAGCAGCACGTCGATGCTGCCGAGTTTCTCATAGGCTTCGGCGACGGCGCGCTGCGCCTGCTCGAGCACGTTGGCATCACCCTGGATGAAGTACACCGAAGCTTCCGGGCAGGCCGCGAGCACCGCCTGGCGTGCCTGTTCGCCGCGCTCGGCATTGCGGCCGACGAGGCCGATCCGGCGCACGCCGGCATGGGCGAACTGGATGGCGCTGGCCAGGCCAACACCCGAAGTTCCGCCGGTGATCAGGACGCCGCTGTCAGCGTAGGCGTGGAAAACGACGTTCGGGGCTTCGGCCATCGGGTTTCTGCTCTATTGTAGGAGGGTGGAAAAATAGTAATCTGCCATACTAAATTAACGGTTGCATTTCGGCACCTTGCCGCATGCCCGTCGACACTCAGCATCACTTCGAATGCCAGTTACTGGAGAGGAGCCTCACTATGTCGCTTGACAAAAATATCGATCACGACAGTTTCTACATCGATGGTGACTGGGTTAAACCCGCCACCAGCGCCCGCATCGACGTCATCGGTGCCAACACCGGCCTGAGCATCGGCAGCGTGCCGGAAGGCAGTAATGCCGACATCGACAAGGCTGTCGCCGCTGCCCGCAAGGCACTGGATGGCCCTTGGGGCGACACCACCCCGGCCCAGCGCGCCGAGTACATGAACAAGTTCGCCGACGCGCTGGAAAAGCGTGCCGAGCGCCTCAGCCGCGCGGTCAGCATCCAGAACGGCATGCCGCTGGCGCTGTCGGAACAGCTGGAAGGCAGCTACGTCTGTGGCCTGATTCGTTACTACGCCGCGCTGACCACCAACATGGTCGTCGAAGAGCGTCGTCCGTCGCCGCTGGGCTTCGACACCCTGATCCGCAAGGGTCCGGTGGGCGTGGTCGGCGGCATCGTGCCGTGGAATTTCCCGGTCGTGCTGTCGATGATGAAGATCGGTCCGGCCCTGGCCACCGGTTGCACCATCGTCCTGAAGCCGTCGCCGGGCACCGTGCTCGACTGCTACATCGTTGCCGAAGCCGCTGCCGAAGCGGGCATCCCGGCCGGTGTCATCAACTGGGTGCCGGGCGGCCGTGAACTGGGCGCCTACCTGGTGTCGCATCCGGGCGTCGACAAGGTTGCCTTCACCGGTTCGACCGGCGCTGGCCGCAAGGTCGCCGAAGTCTGCGGTCGTCTGCTGCGTCCGGTCAGCCTCGAGCTGGGCGGCAAGTCGGCGGCGATCATCCTCGACGACGTCAAGATCGAACACCTGCTGCCGGGCCTGCACTTCGCCTCGTTCGGCAACAACGGCCAGATCTGCGCGCTGTCGTCGCGCATCCTGGCGCCGGCCAGCCGCTACGACGAGATCGTCGACGCGATCGCCGGTCTGGCCAAGGGCCTGAAGGTCGGCAGCTCGATGGAGAAGGACACCCAGATCGGCCCGCTCGCTTCGGAAGAGCATCGCGCCCGTGTCGAAGGCTTCATCGCGATCGGCAAGACCGAAGCCCGTCTGGTCGCCGGTGGCGGTCGTCCGAAGGATGCGGGTGATGGCTGGTTCGTCGAGCCGACCGTGTTCGCCGATGTCTCGAACAAGGCCCGTATCGCACAGGAAGAAATCTTCGGGCCGGTCCTGTCGGTCATCAAGTATCAGGACGAGGAAGAGGCGGTGAAGATCGCCAACGACTCCGAGTTCGGCCTCGGTGGCACCGTCTGGTCGTCGGACTCGAAACGCGCCCAGGCCATCGCCCGCCGCGTGCATACGGGCACCATCGGCGTCAACGGCTACATGATCGACATCGCGTCGCCGTTCGGCGGCATCAAGGCCAGCGGCCTCGGCCGTGAAATGGGTCCGGAGTCGCTCGCCGCCTACCAGCAGATCAAGTCGATCTACCTGCCGGCTGGCTAAGCTTCAGCGCAACAAAAAGGCCGGTCACCTGCGCGGGTGACCGGCCTTTTTTGTCGCTGCGCTTCAGGGCTTCAGCAGTTCGCCGGCAATGATCATCTTGCGCACTTCGGTAGTACCGGCGCCGATCTCGAGCAGCTTGATCGAGCGATACAGGCGGTTGATCTCGGACTCCCAGATGTAGCCGATGCCGCCGTGCACCTGCACGCCGTAGTCGAGCACCTTGTTCATGGTGTCGGCGGCAAACATGACGCCGGCCGCGGTCAGCTTGTGGATGTCGCCGCGGCCACCCTGGCTTTCATCGACGCTGTTGCAGGCGCGCAGCACCTGGTAGGTGAACAGGCGCATCGCTTCGACCCAGGTGTACATCTGGGCAATCATCGATTGCACCATCTGGAAGTCGGCGATCCGCTTGCCGAACTGCTGGCGCTGCCTGGCGTAATCGATCGCCAGTTCCAGCGCCCGTTCGGCGATGCCGAGGCAGATCGGCGCGATCATCGCCCGTTCCAGATCGAGCCCGGACATGACGATCTTGACGCCGCGGTTCTCTTCGCCGAGCAGGTTCTCGGCCGGCACGCGGCAATCGTCGAACACCAGTTCGGCGGTCTGCGAGCCGCGGAAGCCCATCTTTTCCAGCTTCTGCGCCACCTTGAAACCGGGGAAATCCTTCTCGATGATGAACGCGGAAATGCCGTGCTGGCCACGGTCCTTGTCGGTCTTCGCGTAGACCAGCAGCACGTCGGCCACCGGGCCATTGGTGATGTACAGCTTGCGGCCGTTGAGGATGTAGAAATCGCCTTCGCGCCGCGCCGTGGTGCGCATCGAGCCGAGGGCATCGGAGCCGGCGCCCGGCTCGGTGAGGCCGAGTGCGCCGATCGACAGGCCCTTGTTCATCACCGGCAGATACTTGGCCCGCTGCGCATCGTTGGCATTGCGCAGGATGTTGTTCATGCACAGGTTCTCGTGCGCGACCCAGCTCAGGCCCAGCGCATGGTTCGAGCGCGAGAACGCCTGCAGGATCAGCCCGGCGCTGAAGATGTCCAGCCCGGCGCCGCCGTACTGCTCGGGCGCGGTGATGCCGAAGTAACCGGTGGCGCCGATCTTCGGAAAGATCTCGGTCGGCCACCATTCCTCGTCGTCCATGCGCTGTGCGAGCGGATACAGCTCGCGGCGCGCGAAACGATCGGCCTCGTCGAGAATCTGCTGCTCGCCATCGGACAGGCCGGCAAAGATCTGCAACAGGTTGCCGCTGCTTGCCGCGCCGCTGGAATCCGCCATGACCCTTTCCTCGCATCGATGCGGGCGGCGTGTCGAGATCGCCGCCCGGTTGTGGTGAGTCCGACTCATCCGTTGACGAGATGAGTTGGACTCACCAATACTAGCGCCATGCCGTCCGTCCGCAAAGTCACCGTGAGCAAACCTGCTGGCCGAGCCGGGAAACTGGCTGCGCGCGTGCCGTCGCCGAGGCTGGGACGCGAGCAGCGCATCGACGAAATTCTGGTAGCCGCACGCGATGTGTTCTGCCGCAAGGGCTACGAGCAGACCGCCGTTTCGGAGATCGCTGCGAGCATCGGCGTCGTCGAAGGCACGGTGTTCAAGTACTTCGCGACCAAGCGCGACTTGCTGCTCGCCGTGCTCGAACGCTGGTACGACGCGATCAGCGACGACCGCGCCCGCGAACTGGCCGGCATCACCACGCATCGCGAACGGCTGCGCATTGTCATCCACGGTCATCTGCGCACGATCCGCGACCAGCCGCTGCTGTGCCGGCTGATGTTCCGCGAAGTGCGCGCCGAGCAGGACTATCGCGGCTCCGGCCTGCATGACAAGAACCGGCTGTACACGCGCTTTCTGATGGACGTGATCAACGATGGGATCGCCGCCGGCGAGTTCCGCCGCGATGTTTCGCCGAGCCTGATGCGCGACCTCGTCTACGGTGCCGTCGAACATCTGACCTGGAACTACGTCTGCGGCCGCGGCGAGCTCGATGTCGATGCCATCGCCGCCGAACTGACGGCAATGGTCTGCGATGGCATCGAAACCACGGCACGCGTGGCTGCCGCGAACAAAACCCCGAGACTTGCCAACCGCCGATGAAGAACTCGCTGAGCCACGACACCAGCGCCTGGCCGTTCAAGGCCGTGCTGGTTGCCAATCGCGGCGAAATCGCCGTACGCGTGCTGCGCACCGTTCAAGCGCTGGGCTTGAAAGG from Nevskia ramosa DSM 11499 includes the following:
- a CDS encoding TetR/AcrR family transcriptional regulator is translated as MPSVRKVTVSKPAGRAGKLAARVPSPRLGREQRIDEILVAARDVFCRKGYEQTAVSEIAASIGVVEGTVFKYFATKRDLLLAVLERWYDAISDDRARELAGITTHRERLRIVIHGHLRTIRDQPLLCRLMFREVRAEQDYRGSGLHDKNRLYTRFLMDVINDGIAAGEFRRDVSPSLMRDLVYGAVEHLTWNYVCGRGELDVDAIAAELTAMVCDGIETTARVAAANKTPRLANRR
- the msrA gene encoding peptide-methionine (S)-S-oxide reductase MsrA, producing MTLLPGLVQADEPPAKAEAPQLAVTPSAPVTPVPPEYDLPLAEKSGKATLILAGGCYWGMQALFQHVKGVSNVTAGYAGGLKSTAEYAKVIGGGTGHAESVLIEYDPSRLSIGTLLQIYFFVAHDPTQLNRQGPDIGSQYRSTIFTDSKDEARVAVAYMNQIDALKLLPHPIVTKMRPLFPFYRAEGYHQNFVQNHPKQRYVLVNDLPKLARLKEAFPKLWREQPLRYEPEENKRTKLLPPPTLSQ
- a CDS encoding helix-turn-helix domain-containing protein, which codes for MAGLATLRAVDAFSAGVRRPPVFSNDAEAWGGPSVCEWKLPWTDGFELAENDDFIVAVHSGGSRKVRASCNGPWSETTSMPGLISVIPPGRRVEYVIDGAVSFSSLHVPHRLLDGLEKSMFAAQPNFRFAFRDAFASACMDVLLKQAHDLSRCNIPYVNSVIRALVLHLMASFRNDEAAGTDEALVLKNDSSLKLDAMLDYIDAHLASHLTLDGLAERAKVSRAHFARRFRAVTGLAPHRYITLRRIDKARELLRNPQLEINRIALDLGFGDQSHFTQVFRAATGTTPGHFRRNALT
- a CDS encoding NAD(P)-dependent alcohol dehydrogenase; the encoded protein is MTANIAARAAIVREVGAPWTIENVEISAPRADEVLIKMVGTGICHTDTACRTGFPVPMPIVLGHEGSGIVEAIGSGVTKVKVGDHVVLSFDSCGECLNCNKDQPAYCYTFYPRNLAGVRASDGSAQITQDGKPINGLFFCQSSFATYALARELNTVVMDKSLPLDILGPLGCGIQTGAGAAVNALGILPGESLAIFGGGAVGLSALLGARAVDAGAVIVVEPQAGRRALALELGATHVIDPKETPDTLAKIKELVGGVNYALDTTGIPAVMAAAVEALLPKGVLGLLGVPPPEATVPANMMSMLIRGITVRYIVEGDADPQEFIPRMAGWYKAGKFPFDKLIGKFPFDQINEAAHAAEKGGVIKPVLIF
- a CDS encoding aldehyde dehydrogenase codes for the protein MSLDKNIDHDSFYIDGDWVKPATSARIDVIGANTGLSIGSVPEGSNADIDKAVAAARKALDGPWGDTTPAQRAEYMNKFADALEKRAERLSRAVSIQNGMPLALSEQLEGSYVCGLIRYYAALTTNMVVEERRPSPLGFDTLIRKGPVGVVGGIVPWNFPVVLSMMKIGPALATGCTIVLKPSPGTVLDCYIVAEAAAEAGIPAGVINWVPGGRELGAYLVSHPGVDKVAFTGSTGAGRKVAEVCGRLLRPVSLELGGKSAAIILDDVKIEHLLPGLHFASFGNNGQICALSSRILAPASRYDEIVDAIAGLAKGLKVGSSMEKDTQIGPLASEEHRARVEGFIAIGKTEARLVAGGGRPKDAGDGWFVEPTVFADVSNKARIAQEEIFGPVLSVIKYQDEEEAVKIANDSEFGLGGTVWSSDSKRAQAIARRVHTGTIGVNGYMIDIASPFGGIKASGLGREMGPESLAAYQQIKSIYLPAG
- a CDS encoding SDR family NAD(P)-dependent oxidoreductase, which produces MAEAPNVVFHAYADSGVLITGGTSGVGLASAIQFAHAGVRRIGLVGRNAERGEQARQAVLAACPEASVYFIQGDANVLEQAQRAVAEAYEKLGSIDVLLNSTIDMSRYTPEPLINLSAADIGPTMMSVVLAPMHMSCLVLPYMKQRRGGVILNVASDAAKVPTPGETILGAAMAAITVFSRTLAMEAKRFGVRVNCLTPSLIGGTTTAAHVQKGGFSAKLFAQVESMASLGVCSPDDLAAMIVFLGGPQAGKITGQVISVNGGISAG
- a CDS encoding acyl-CoA dehydrogenase family protein produces the protein MADSSGAASSGNLLQIFAGLSDGEQQILDEADRFARRELYPLAQRMDDEEWWPTEIFPKIGATGYFGITAPEQYGGAGLDIFSAGLILQAFSRSNHALGLSWVAHENLCMNNILRNANDAQRAKYLPVMNKGLSIGALGLTEPGAGSDALGSMRTTARREGDFYILNGRKLYITNGPVADVLLVYAKTDKDRGQHGISAFIIEKDFPGFKVAQKLEKMGFRGSQTAELVFDDCRVPAENLLGEENRGVKIVMSGLDLERAMIAPICLGIAERALELAIDYARQRQQFGKRIADFQMVQSMIAQMYTWVEAMRLFTYQVLRACNSVDESQGGRGDIHKLTAAGVMFAADTMNKVLDYGVQVHGGIGYIWESEINRLYRSIKLLEIGAGTTEVRKMIIAGELLKP